One region of Chlamydia psittaci 6BC genomic DNA includes:
- the gyrA gene encoding DNA topoisomerase (ATP-hydrolyzing) subunit A: protein MLNKEEIIVPKNLEEEMKESYLRYSMSVIISRALPDVRDGLKPSQRRILYAMKQLNLTPGAKHRKCAKICGDTSGDYHPHGESVIYPTLVRMAQNWAMRYPLVDGQGNFGSIDGDPAAAMRYTEARLTHSAIFLMEDLDKDTVDMVSNYDETKHEPVVFPSKFPNLLCNGSSGIAVGMATNIPPHNLGELIEATLLVLSKPDVSIEEILEVMPGPDFPTGGLICGSEGIRSTYYTGRGKIKVRARLHVEENADKHRENIILTEMPYNVNKSRLIEQIADLVNDKTLSGISDVRDESDKDGIRVVLELKKGESSEVVINRLYKFTDIQVTFGANMLALDKNLPRTMNIHRMISAWVRHRTEVIRRRTRYELNKAEARAHILEGFLKALSCLDDVVHTIRNSDSKEHAKHQLIEKFGFTEHQSIAILELRLYQLTGLEAEKIQKEYDELVNKIAYYKRVLADEGLVKDIIRNELQELQKLHKTPRRTTIEFDADDIRDIEDIITNEPVIITISGDDYVKRMPVKVFREQKRGGHGVSGFDMKKGSDFLKAVYSASTKDYLLIFTNFGQCYWLKVWQLPEGERRAKGKPIINFLEGIRPGEQLAAVLNIKNFENAGFLFLATKHGVVKKVALDAFSNPRKKGIRALEIDDGDELIAAVHITSEDEKVMLFTRLGMAVRFPHDKVRPMGRTARGVRGVSLKNEKDRVVACQIVRDDQSVLVVCDNGFGKRSQVEDFRETNRGGVGVRSILINERNGDVLGAISVTDHDSILLMSAQGQAIRINMQDVRVMGRSTQGVRLVHVKEGDTLVAMEKLSLNEDETLMNIEEESASPQV from the coding sequence ATGTTGAACAAAGAAGAAATCATTGTCCCTAAAAATCTAGAAGAAGAGATGAAGGAAAGTTACCTTCGTTACTCTATGTCGGTAATTATTTCTCGAGCGCTTCCTGATGTCAGGGATGGTTTGAAACCTTCGCAAAGGCGTATTCTTTATGCAATGAAGCAATTAAACCTCACTCCTGGTGCGAAGCATCGTAAATGCGCTAAAATTTGCGGTGATACTTCCGGAGATTACCATCCTCATGGAGAGAGCGTTATTTATCCTACGTTAGTGCGTATGGCTCAAAACTGGGCGATGCGTTATCCACTGGTCGATGGTCAAGGAAACTTTGGCTCTATTGATGGGGACCCTGCGGCTGCTATGCGTTATACGGAAGCTCGTTTAACCCATAGTGCGATCTTCCTAATGGAAGATTTAGATAAAGATACTGTAGATATGGTATCTAACTATGACGAAACGAAGCACGAGCCTGTTGTTTTTCCTTCGAAGTTTCCTAATCTTCTTTGTAACGGTTCCTCTGGTATTGCTGTAGGTATGGCAACAAATATACCTCCTCATAACCTCGGAGAGTTAATAGAAGCCACGCTATTGGTATTAAGTAAGCCTGACGTCTCTATAGAAGAAATCTTAGAAGTCATGCCAGGACCAGATTTCCCGACAGGGGGACTGATTTGTGGTAGTGAGGGTATACGCTCTACCTACTATACAGGAAGAGGAAAGATCAAAGTTCGTGCACGTCTTCATGTAGAAGAGAACGCAGACAAACATCGTGAGAATATCATTCTTACAGAAATGCCCTACAATGTAAACAAATCGCGATTAATTGAACAAATTGCTGATCTTGTTAACGATAAGACTTTGTCAGGTATTTCCGATGTTCGAGATGAATCAGATAAAGATGGTATCCGTGTTGTTCTCGAGCTTAAGAAGGGAGAGTCATCAGAAGTTGTTATCAACCGTCTCTATAAATTCACTGATATTCAAGTGACTTTCGGAGCGAATATGCTCGCCTTGGATAAAAATCTTCCAAGGACAATGAATATTCATAGAATGATTTCTGCATGGGTACGCCACCGTACAGAGGTAATTCGCAGAAGAACTCGTTACGAGTTAAATAAAGCTGAAGCACGTGCACATATCCTTGAAGGTTTCTTAAAAGCTCTTTCTTGTTTAGATGATGTTGTACATACCATCCGTAATAGTGATAGTAAAGAACACGCTAAGCATCAATTGATTGAAAAGTTCGGATTTACTGAACATCAGTCCATTGCTATTCTTGAGTTGCGTTTATACCAACTTACCGGATTGGAAGCTGAGAAAATTCAAAAAGAATACGATGAGTTAGTAAATAAAATTGCTTACTACAAACGTGTTCTTGCTGATGAAGGTTTAGTAAAAGATATCATTAGAAATGAACTTCAAGAGCTTCAAAAGCTTCATAAAACTCCTCGTAGAACTACGATAGAATTTGATGCCGATGACATTCGTGATATTGAAGATATTATCACCAACGAACCTGTGATTATTACAATATCAGGAGATGACTACGTAAAAAGAATGCCTGTAAAAGTCTTTAGAGAACAGAAACGCGGTGGTCATGGTGTTTCTGGATTTGACATGAAGAAAGGTTCGGACTTTTTAAAAGCAGTATATTCAGCATCAACAAAAGACTACCTGTTGATTTTCACCAATTTTGGACAATGTTATTGGTTGAAAGTCTGGCAATTGCCTGAAGGGGAAAGACGAGCTAAGGGTAAACCGATCATTAACTTTCTTGAGGGTATTCGTCCTGGAGAACAATTAGCCGCTGTTCTTAATATTAAGAATTTTGAAAATGCAGGATTCTTATTCTTAGCAACCAAACACGGGGTAGTCAAAAAAGTAGCTCTTGATGCGTTCAGCAATCCTAGAAAGAAAGGTATTCGCGCTCTAGAAATAGATGACGGTGATGAGCTTATTGCTGCGGTGCATATTACTAGCGAAGACGAAAAGGTCATGCTATTCACGAGATTGGGGATGGCTGTACGTTTCCCTCATGATAAGGTACGACCTATGGGAAGAACAGCACGTGGAGTACGTGGAGTTTCATTGAAAAATGAAAAAGATCGTGTTGTTGCTTGTCAAATTGTTAGAGATGATCAATCTGTTCTTGTTGTCTGCGATAATGGCTTCGGGAAACGCTCTCAAGTAGAAGATTTCCGAGAAACCAATCGAGGAGGGGTAGGCGTACGTTCTATTCTTATCAACGAGAGAAATGGAGATGTTCTTGGAGCTATTTCTGTGACAGATCACGATAGTATCTTACTCATGTCAGCACAAGGACAGGCTATTCGTATTAACATGCAAGATGTACGTGTGATGGGAAGGTCTACTCAAGGTGTACGCTTAGTTCACGTTAAAGAGGGTGATACCCTTGTTGCAATGGAAAAACTCTCGTTAAATGAAGATGAGACTCTAATGAATATTGAAGAAGAGAGTGCCTCACCACAAGTATAA
- the gyrB gene encoding DNA topoisomerase (ATP-hydrolyzing) subunit B produces MDAKEKNYDASAITVLEGLQAVRERPGMYIGDTGITGLHHLVYEVVDNSIDEAMAGYCSEIHVRILEDGGITISDNGRGIPIQTHEKESKKQGRDVSALEVVLTVLHAGGKFDKDSYKVSGGLHGVGVSCVNALAEKLVATVYKDKQAYQMEFSRGVPVTGLQLLGATDKQGTEITFYPDNEIFSSCVFDRSILIKRLRELAFLNRGITIIFEDDRDVSFDKVIFFYEGGIQSFVSYLNQNKESLFPEPIYISGSRTGDDGDIEFEAALQWNSGYSELIYSYANNIPTRQGGTHLTGFSTALTRVLNAYIKAHNLAKNDKLSLTGEDIREGLTAVVSVKVPNPQFEGQTKQKLGNSDVGSVSQQITGEALTIFFDENPQIAKMIVEKVFIAAQAREAAKKARELTLRKSALDSARLPGKLIDCLEKDPAKCEMYIVEGDSAGGSAKQGRDRRFQAILPIRGKILNVEKARLQKIFQNQEIGTIIAALGCGIGSDNFNLGKLRYRRIIIMTDADVDGSHIRTLLLTFFYRHMTALIENECVYIAQPPLYKVSKKKDFRYILSEKEMDDYLLTLGVCDSKLVFKNGDREISGEALDSFVKLILNIENFIVALEKKAVPFSEFLEMRKETLGYPLYYSPPQSGKQGGRYFYSSEEKEEEMASREDADSMKVIELYKTSIFAEIQEELRDYGLDIRHYLNPKDSEMVITNEDSKTLPYTCYTLKEVIDHLKALGRKGIEIQRYKGLGEMNADQLWDTTMNPEQRTLVRVSLKDAVEADHIFTMLMGEEVPPRREFIENHALSVKMNNLDI; encoded by the coding sequence ATGGACGCAAAAGAAAAAAATTATGACGCCTCAGCTATCACTGTTTTAGAAGGGCTTCAAGCCGTTCGTGAGCGTCCTGGAATGTATATAGGAGATACTGGGATCACAGGGCTTCATCACTTAGTGTATGAGGTTGTAGACAACAGTATCGACGAAGCCATGGCGGGTTATTGTTCTGAAATCCATGTAAGGATTTTAGAAGATGGTGGAATTACTATCTCTGACAATGGTCGAGGTATTCCAATTCAGACCCATGAAAAGGAATCGAAAAAACAAGGTAGAGATGTTTCCGCATTAGAGGTTGTTCTCACGGTCCTGCATGCTGGAGGAAAATTTGATAAGGATAGCTATAAAGTATCCGGAGGTTTGCACGGTGTCGGAGTTTCTTGCGTTAACGCCCTGGCTGAAAAATTAGTAGCCACAGTATACAAAGATAAGCAAGCTTATCAGATGGAGTTTTCCAGAGGAGTTCCTGTAACTGGTTTGCAGTTGTTAGGAGCTACCGATAAGCAGGGAACAGAAATCACTTTCTACCCAGATAATGAGATCTTTTCTTCATGTGTTTTTGATCGCTCTATCTTAATTAAAAGGTTGCGAGAGCTTGCATTTTTGAATCGTGGTATAACGATCATTTTTGAAGATGATCGTGACGTCAGTTTTGATAAAGTCATCTTTTTCTATGAAGGAGGTATTCAATCCTTCGTTAGTTATTTAAACCAAAATAAAGAAAGTCTTTTCCCAGAACCAATTTATATTTCAGGAAGTCGAACTGGAGATGATGGTGACATTGAATTTGAAGCAGCTCTCCAATGGAATTCTGGATATTCTGAATTAATTTATTCATATGCAAATAATATTCCTACACGTCAAGGAGGAACCCACCTTACAGGATTTTCTACAGCACTAACTCGTGTACTTAATGCCTATATTAAAGCTCATAATTTAGCTAAGAACGATAAGCTCTCGTTGACGGGAGAAGATATTCGTGAAGGACTCACTGCTGTAGTTTCTGTTAAAGTTCCTAATCCTCAGTTTGAAGGGCAAACTAAGCAGAAACTAGGAAATAGTGATGTAGGTTCCGTATCACAACAGATCACTGGAGAAGCGCTAACAATCTTCTTTGATGAGAACCCACAAATTGCGAAGATGATCGTTGAAAAGGTTTTCATTGCAGCTCAGGCTAGAGAGGCAGCAAAGAAGGCTAGGGAGCTGACGTTAAGGAAAAGTGCTTTGGATAGCGCACGACTACCTGGAAAGCTTATTGACTGTTTGGAAAAAGATCCTGCAAAATGTGAAATGTACATTGTGGAGGGGGATTCCGCTGGAGGATCTGCTAAGCAAGGTAGAGACCGTCGTTTTCAGGCTATTTTACCTATCCGAGGTAAGATCTTAAACGTTGAGAAAGCACGTTTACAAAAGATCTTCCAAAACCAAGAAATAGGAACCATCATTGCAGCTTTAGGTTGCGGTATTGGATCGGATAATTTTAATTTAGGTAAGCTACGCTATCGACGTATCATTATCATGACAGACGCGGATGTTGATGGCTCTCATATTCGTACTCTGCTATTAACGTTCTTCTACCGCCATATGACAGCATTAATTGAAAATGAATGTGTCTATATAGCTCAGCCTCCTTTATACAAAGTAAGCAAGAAAAAAGATTTCCGTTACATTCTTTCAGAAAAGGAGATGGATGATTATCTATTAACTTTAGGAGTTTGTGACAGTAAACTGGTGTTTAAAAACGGAGATCGTGAGATCAGTGGAGAAGCTTTGGACAGCTTTGTCAAGCTTATCTTGAACATAGAAAACTTTATCGTTGCTTTAGAGAAAAAAGCTGTTCCTTTTTCTGAATTTTTAGAAATGCGCAAGGAAACCTTAGGCTATCCTTTATATTATAGCCCTCCGCAAAGCGGGAAGCAAGGTGGACGCTATTTCTATTCTTCCGAGGAAAAAGAAGAAGAGATGGCATCTAGAGAAGATGCGGATTCTATGAAGGTTATTGAATTATATAAAACGTCGATCTTTGCAGAAATTCAAGAGGAATTGCGAGACTATGGTTTAGATATTCGCCATTATCTCAATCCCAAAGATTCTGAAATGGTGATAACCAATGAAGATTCAAAAACGTTACCTTATACTTGTTATACTTTAAAAGAAGTTATCGATCATCTCAAAGCCCTTGGAAGAAAAGGTATAGAAATTCAGCGTTATAAAGGTCTTGGAGAAATGAATGCTGATCAGCTTTGGGATACAACTATGAATCCCGAACAGAGAACTTTAGTTCGTGTGTCATTGAAAGATGCTGTTGAGGCAGATCATATCTTCACCATGCTTATGGGCGAAGAAGTTCCTCCAAGAAGAGAATTTATTGAGAATCACGCTCTATCAGTTAAGATGAATAATTTGGATATTTAG